The Bubalus bubalis isolate 160015118507 breed Murrah chromosome 21, NDDB_SH_1, whole genome shotgun sequence genome segment CTGGAAAGGTCCACTCCTTATCAAGCTCCTTGTACTTCCCTCCTCAGCCTGCGGCTTCTCCTATGAACGGGACCCCACCCTCAGGGATCCGGAGTCCATGGCTCGGCGGTGGCCGTGGATGGTCAGTGTGCGGGCCAATGGCACACACATCTGTGCAGGAACCCTCATTGCCTCCGAGTGGGTGCTGACTGCAGCCCACTGCATGACCGAGTGAGTCGGGGCCTAGACAGACGGGTGGAAAGTCATATGGAGCCACCAGGGCCTCAGTCATTCTGCCAGCTGGCCCATCAGTGGCAGAACCCCATAATCCCAGCCTCACTCCAGCTCCTAGCAGGGTGGAGCTGAGTCCTGTAGATTCCTTCCTAGGAACTGGAGGCTTGCTCCCCTCATCTGATCCCCTAGTCCTGTGTAGTCGTTCCACAGATAGGAAACGAAGACTTGCAAAGCACTGTCCAGGTCTCCTTCCTCCTGTGCACAGAAAGAAGATTCTAATTCTTCTGTTCCATACCCTTTGTTTCACttattccttccttcattcaaccAGTAGCCTTGACAGTCTTTTAAGCCAGGCCCTGGCCTGGGCACTGGTAGCAGAAGAGGGCTGCAGCAGTCCTGTCAGGTTGCTGGGGAAGACAGACAAGAATATAGATGCTCACAGTCTGGTCAGTGTGGGGACAAGAGAGCAGGCGTGCCTGTGTTCTGGAGCCAGGGGGCGACCCGAGGGTCACATCTGGCTATGAGGGCTGGCCAGAGGAGAAGTGATTTCCATGCCTAAGGGACACACTGAGAAAGAAAGCTAGAGGGAGGGTTGGATGATTGCACAAGACCTCTGTCACTTCTGGGACCCAGCATGGGTTACTGGACAGAGTCTAAAGTTTGGAACCAGAGAAAACTGGGTCCacatcccagctccaccacttgtTAGCTGTGTAGCCTTGAGTCGGTCACTTGAGTCAGTTTCCCTCTCCATAAACTGAAGGGTTGTTGTCAGGACTGACCACacagtgtctgtgtgtgcaggGCCCCATTCACACCTGCCCTGAGGAGTGGGCTTGGGGACTCTAAGCAGGTGGGTGGCTTGCCTGGATTTGCTCAGAGTACAACAGTGTGGTGGAGTTTAGGGGGGTGCAGGCTGGTGTGGGGTTCCTGGGACTAATGGAGGACTCCCCTTGCCCTTCCCCTAGGAGTGACGTTACCTATTCAGTACGGGCGGGGAGTCCGTGGATTGACCGGATAACGAAGACTTCCATCGACACACTGGCAAAAGAGGTCATTGTGCACAGCCGTTACCGAGCCAGTCGGTACTGGTCCTGGGTTGGCCGGGCCAACGACATTGCCCTCCTCAACCTGGTTCGGCCACTGCAGTACAGCAAGTATGTCTGGCCCATCTGCCTGCCTGGCTTGGACTATTCGGTGAAGGACTACTCGCTCTGCACTGTGACAGGCTGGGGACTCCCCAGGATTGATGGTGAGTCGGAACCTTCCTACCCTAGCAGGGTGGATGGTGTGGGATAGAACCTGGGTGCAGGCCAGGGTCTACCATGGACAGGTATTTCTGAGACGCCTTCCCCAGGGAGCCCACCACCCCTCTCCTGTCAGACTCTTATCTCTTTTTCCCTTTGAGGGTTTCAGCAGTGAATGTATCTAGGGGACCCAGATTGCCCTTGAAACCTTCAGGCCCAGGTCAGGGTATGTAAACAGGCCATCCCTGAAGGCATAGTGGGCACAGAGTGATATCTTTCTGTCTGCACACAATCCTACGGCATCATGTTTTGAAGCAGAACAGGCAAGGCAAGAGGACAAGGGGTCTATGTCTGTAATAGGGTCCCCAGAAGAGCCATGCATCTGGCTACGGGCAGTCTGCACCCAGAAGCTGGGAGTCACCGAGGGTTCCCCATGTTTCCCCCTACCTCAGCAGTGGCCCTCAATCCCTTATCATCCCAGTTTAGGAGCCCAATGAGCAGGAGTGTTGTCCCAGGGCCATCCAAGGGCCCATTTCCTTAGCCCAGGAATGTCCATCCTCTTCAGGGAACCCCTGCCCCTTTCCCACAAGAGAAGTGTTCTTCCCTGTGGTCTCATAGAGCCAGCATGCCTGAAAGCACCCAGGATCTCCAGCCCAGATGGGGTGGCTTTTTGTCATCCCTGCCATGGCCTGTCTGGTGAATAGTTGGGAACGGCTGGAAGTCACCTGTCCCCCGGAAGCTCAGACTTAGGGACAGACACACACTTGTGAGACTGGGGAGGGGAATGAGGAGTTCCTGGAACCACAGAGGCGAGTCTGGGGAAGCTCAGGGGAGGAAGAGGCCTTTTAGGAAAGCTTGAAGAAAAGGCAGGATTTGGACCTCAGGTACACTTGGTAGGCTTTGGGGATAGAATTAATGCAAAAGTCAAAATGCCGAGATCAGAATGGACTTGATGGATTGGACTCTGCCAGATGTGAGATCAGGCCCAGCAAAGCCAGATTTTGGGTAAACTGCTCCAGCGTCTCTATATTGAGGGGGCTTTTGGGAAGCGTCTGGAGTGGTAGGTGGGCTAATCCTGGAGAGATCTCCAGGGCTGCTGTGTGGCAAGGAACAAAGGGAGGATGGGCATGAGGCCAGTGGCTGTGGGCACGAGCTAAACAGCCAAGCCTGAATGGGGGCCCCTGTCCCACAGGTCAGTGGCCCCAATTTCGAACCATCCAGGAGAAGGAAGTCACCATCCTGAACAGCACAGAGTGTGACAGCCTCTACCGCAGGTTCTCCAAAATCCCCTCTCTGATtcagatcatcaactcccagaTGATTTGTGCAAAGGACGTCGACAGGGAAAAATTCTGCTACGTGAGCATCTCTCGCCCTTGCTCATTTGCCTCTAAGGGCACCTGGCCAGAATTGGGGGAGGGGCACAGCAGAGGCAGGAcatgtggggaggagagaggggccaGGGATGAGCAGGGGTAAGTGAGGAGGAAGATGAAGGAGGGGAAATTTGACAGGAATGGAGAATGGGGGGAATGAGATGAGAgttggggagagagagatggggagtgGAGATGGAGGTTGGAGATGAAGGAGGATGGGAAGGGTGGGAAGATGGAAGGTGGATGTTAAAGAGATGGGGGATGGAGAGAGATGGAAGGTGGAGCCTTTTAAGGAAGGTCTCCTGGGTCAGGACTTCGAAGGTACCTCTCAGCTATAAGACACTTGGAGGCTGCGCAGAAGGTTTGGTGAGGGCACCCTGCTTGTTCCTGAGCTGGATCAAGTCTCCTTTGGACCACATGTGGCCTCCCTTttgttccccacccctccccgcagGAGATAAGTGGTGAGCCCTTGGCCTGTCCTGTGCAGAACATATGGCACCTGGTGGGAGTGGTGAGCTGGGGCCCAGGCTGCAAGAAGAGTGAGGCTCCGCCTATCTACGTCCACATCTCCTCCTACCAACAGTGGATCTGGGACCGCATCAGCGGGCAGACTCTGCCAGCCCCATCCTGGGCCCTGCTCCTGGCACTCCTGATGCTCCTCAGCTTCCTtgctgccctctgatgctctgctgtccctgggtcTGCCCTCTCTTGCCCAGGCCCCTCCTCACCCTCTTGTCTAGAATGCTGCAGGCGCAGTTCTCAGCCCTCACAGGCAGGGGAGAGATTCGATGTTCAATTAAATGGTTCTCTTCCCCATGCCTCCTCCTTCCTGGGCCTGCTGCAGTGGACGATGAGAGAACAGGGAAGGGGTGGGATGCGTGGCTCCCGGCAGTTGATACTGCAAAGTGCAGAGCCCCAGCTCCATCCGCAGGCTCGGGGTGGCTCCCGCAGAAGGTGGAGGGAATGTGTGGGGATGATACTAGGGTCAGATGATTCAGGGCCTAGAATGTACTGCCCAGGCTCATTCTGGGGCTGCCAGGACCCAGTGTGAGGCTGGGCCTAAGGTTGCAGCTCTGGGCCGCGGAGGTGAGTGTGTTCTCCTTGACTTTGACCCATCTTCTGGCCTGTGGCTGGAACATACTCTGTCATTGCCCTGAAGCACTGTAGTTAACTTTGACCTTCCAACCCTGTCCCCTGCCTGGACTTGGGGCAGATACCCACTCGGATCAGACATTATCCCCATGATTAGCAGATATGCCTGTCCTTAAATGGCTAGTGGAGACCCAAGTCAGAGGTCAGGGAGGCAGCTGGTAGGGGAGATGTGGCCCGGGCCTGGACTTACCCCAGGCATTGCCAGCTGCTTCTCTGACTTCTAGTGGCCCCCGCTTCCCTGGGCCTCTGCTGCGAAGCCAACAGAAGGATTCTGGCTTGTATCAGTAGAATGGTCTTTGCCAAAACCATATGTATGAGACGCCTACAGGCTGGACCTCTGGGCAGAGCCAGGGTTTCCACATGGTGACCCAGTGAGTACTCAGCTTGCACAGCAGGGCTTTCTGTAAtctctgccccaccccccgcTGTGGCTCTAAGACCCCGTGCTCCTTCCCCCATGTCAGCCTGGTTCCCTTGCCTCGTGTAATAATGATTTGGGTCCAGGCTGGAATCCAGGCTTGACTCCTCTGTGTCTCAAGCACCCATCTATTGACACCAGGAAGTGGAGCAGAGGCAAGCACAGAACAGGCAGCTTCCTTCTTGGTCCTGATGCCCTGCCTCAGAGCTGAGCCCCACTGGCCACAGCTGACCCTCTTCCCCTTGGCCCACCACCTCTTCCTCCAGCTCATCTGaattcagaatgggaaaaaagtcAGGAAATGGAACGACAGCCTGGCCTTCACTGCCTATCACTGATCACTGTATCGCCCTCCACATAAATGCTCCAGGGACGGGGTACCTGAGCAGTCATCTCAGGTCGCTCGGGTATGAGaaggcactcagctttatttacaaatcTCTGCAGGCTGCAGAGGCAGCGTGAGCTTTGCCAGCAGCTCTCCCCAGCTTGGAAACCTCCAGTATCTCCTAAGTCTCCAGCCCCAGGTCTGAGTTCTTCAGGCGATGTTTGCAGCCATCTAGATACCCCTCTCTGCATGTCCCCTCCCCAGAGATCCAGTCCACAGGTCAAGTTTGAGCCTTCACCTTCTGGTCAGCAGTGCTGTTTCAGGAATCGTGGTTGAGAGCAGAAGAGGAAGCCGTGCTCTTATACTCAGCAGGTGGAAGGTTGGCTGCTACCTCCATCTCTAATTGCCCCCTTTGGTGGTCTCCTGGGGCCCTCCCACCACAGCTAAGCTTAGAAAGGGCCCCAGAACAGCCTCAAGTCCCCATTGGGTTATCAAATATTCCCTGGATTCCCAAGTTGGGTCCCAGGTGCCAGctgtcttctcttctctctctggtcCACTGGCCTCAGCCTTTTGCACCCCTGGAGCCCCCAGTCCTGAGCCCTTGGGCCTCAATGCTAGGCCCTCCAGCAGCCTCAGCTACATCACAGTAAGTAAGACAAGTACGTCCACTGCCTGGAGCTTGGTATCTGCTGGTCTGGGGGTTCTGCCTCTGGTCCTTCTCTGCTTGCTGCTCTGGGCCAGAACCCATGCCAGACTTGGGGCAGCCCCTCACCAGCACGGCTGCTATCCAGCCAAGTCCGAGAGCCTCCTGCTGCCCCTGCTTCCTCCAGTGACCCTCTCCCTCCTGTGGGCAGCCTGGTGTGGCCTCACATTGGCCCATCAAGGCCGGCCATCCCCTTCCAGAAGAAAACCCACATCCCGTCATGCCTTAGCCACAGCTGTTCCTGGCagaagaggagacagaggcaTGTCTGGGTGGGTAGAGGCCACTTTGCATCTATAGAGGGACAGGGTCTACAGACCACCTCTGCTGAGCCCCATGTGGATGGGGTGAAGGGAGCTGGCGTCCAGGCCAGGAGGTGGCACACCTGGTACAGTTTTGCCCTTGCTCCTGTAGGCTCTAGGACAGGGTCCTGGCCCCTGCAACTCCCTCTCTACAGGGCGAGGGCTCTCTGCAACCTCCTGGGTCCATGTGTGAGCTTGGAGTCTAAGATGTCTGGACTCTGGCAGGACCATGAGCCCCAGGGCTGGCCAGCCCCAGCCGCCACCTCCAGAAAGCTCTcctcatttctctcctttcttcttcttggcCTCATTCTTCTCATCCTCCTCTACCTTGATGGCCACTGTATCCACActgtccttcttcttcttcttcttcttcttctcctctgTGGAATAGAAGGAAAAGGGTTCAACGGGAGTGAAACAGTGTCCTAGGACCCACACCAGAGCCTCCCAGTCCCAcccttcattcctttttccttccaaacCACTTCTACCTGCAAAATAGCTTCATGTTTTCCCTGCCTCACTCTGACCCATTTCTTTGCTCTGATCTCCAGAAACAGGGATGAGTCCCCTCCCTGAACCAGGTGAAGGGGAGGAACAGGGCATTCTGGGTGGAAGGATCAAGGAAATGGCCAGTCTGGCAGGGTTGGGGGTTTGCGGGACTGGGGGCCAGGCCTGCTCACCTCCAGGGATTTCTGTGAGCTCGTTGAGGGGCGGCACAGTCTCCAGTTTGTCTGTGTACATCTTGGCTGCCTTTCGCTGCAGATACCGGGCTTCAATCTCCTTCCGGGTTCGTGGCACGCGACAGTTGAAGACACAGCAAAGAGTGATAAC includes the following:
- the TMIE gene encoding transmembrane inner ear expressed protein, which translates into the protein MAGPRRGAGLLWGLGGAALGVCLAGVAGQLVEPSTAPPKPKPPPLTKETVVFWDMRLWHVVGIFSLFVLSIIITLCCVFNCRVPRTRKEIEARYLQRKAAKMYTDKLETVPPLNELTEIPGEEKKKKKKKKDSVDTVAIKVEEDEKNEAKKKKGEK
- the LOC102400172 gene encoding probable threonine protease PRSS50, which translates into the protein MQGATGGRPRGRGCPRPPHHRKPSPAANGGRLRGAGPGSAVARRAPRRSRCFPQMEFWCEPPASRRGRPRPGTSTLALALASAGLLLLLLRPLGCLGAGDSLGALSTDVPADPDAPCAPSATCPSGRRRFPRQVTGGSPPPSISQYATSKASHSEFLPPCGFSYERDPTLRDPESMARRWPWMVSVRANGTHICAGTLIASEWVLTAAHCMTESDVTYSVRAGSPWIDRITKTSIDTLAKEVIVHSRYRASRYWSWVGRANDIALLNLVRPLQYSKYVWPICLPGLDYSVKDYSLCTVTGWGLPRIDGQWPQFRTIQEKEVTILNSTECDSLYRRFSKIPSLIQIINSQMICAKDVDREKFCYEISGEPLACPVQNIWHLVGVVSWGPGCKKSEAPPIYVHISSYQQWIWDRISGQTLPAPSWALLLALLMLLSFLAAL